One Hippoglossus hippoglossus isolate fHipHip1 chromosome 5, fHipHip1.pri, whole genome shotgun sequence genomic window carries:
- the ell2 gene encoding RNA polymerase II elongation factor ELL2: protein MLRPQRDDGGGLVKMAAALSEDGRYGLNCGQQSADRVTVLHVKLTETAAKAIESYQNCGNVPSPRPTIQFKGLQGRIKIPKTNSSSDTFNSFDFYLSNVGKDNPQGSFECIHQYVSSSGASHLALLATVQDKVTVCATNDSYQVTRERMTQAVEDTRERGTKVIKPGGQYRGKRVHIRKPAITNTEVVPERKRSTPINPANTIRKCLSNNPVSQRPFRDRLIHLLALRPYKKLEVLARLQRDGINQKDRTSLGTTLQQVANLNPKDNTYSLKDFIYRDVHRDWPGYSEDEKTQVDRILARKLGLPTETQSSSSSPKDGAPTSPQKRQPDFDFIDPLAPKKARISHLSNRGPAASSSSSSDRHEDEGSPSSKRSSLPSITSGPPTHLPISSHPPAPSHQQPSPASNTNSPSTPEGCGTQDLPMDQSSSCRDPSPSPFPSDRTLQDRFLQPVPIPRTASSPSPPPRTSLTVTSTVITSPPLSSSTNKKVKKKSKKHKDKDREKEKDKGKQTERGSSSPPSVTELAEEIPKAKKKRSAEEDKREVIEKHPHKDQDSSDKQKPVQSTEFSSTIEMPDYVVKYMPLVSMDQRQSFKDDFNAEYDEYRLLHARVESITRRFTQLDTQCRKLSPGTKEFQKVQEEVLKEYKKMKQHNPNYHEEKQRCEYLHNKLAHIKRLIADFDQRRAQAWC from the exons ATGCTCCGGCCTCAGAGGGACGATGGTGGAGGGCTGGTAAAGATGGCGGCGGCGCTCTCCGAGGATGGGAGGTACGGACTAAATTGTGGCCAGCAGAGCGCCGACAGAGTCACCGTACTGCACGTCAAGTTGACCGAGACAGCCGCGAAAGCCATAGAGAGCTACCAAAACTGTGGG AATGTACCTTCTCCACGGCCAACAATACAATTCAAGGGACTCCAAGGG cGCATTAAAATTCCCAAAACCAATTCCTCGTCTGACACCTTCAACAGTTTTGATTTCTACCTGTCTAATGTGGGCAAAGACAACCCTCAGGGAAGCTTTGAGTGCATCCATCAGTATGTGTCGAG CTCAGGGGCCTCACACCTGGCATTGTTGGCAACAGTACAGGACAAGGTCACAGTGTGCGCCACTAATGACTCCTACCAGGTGACCCGGGAACGCATGACCCAGGCCGTGGAGGATACACGTGAACGTGGGACCAAAGTCATCAAACCCGGGGGCCAGTACAGAG GAAAACGAGTCCATATCCGTAAGCCTGcaataacaaacacagaggTGGTCCCCGAACGCAAGCGCTCCACACCCATCAACCCAGCCAACACTATTCGCAAGTGCCTTTCCAATAACCCTGTGTCCCAGCGGCCATTCAGGGACCGCCTCATCCACCTGCTGGCACTGAGGCCCTACAAGAAGCTGGAAGTGCTCGCCCGTCTGCAGCGGGATGGTATCAACCAGAAGGACAGAACCTCACTGGGGACTACCTTGCAACAG gtGGCCAACCTGAACCCCAAAGACAACACATACTCCCTGAAGGACTTTATTTATCGTGATGTCCACCGAGACTGGCCTGGTTACTCTGAAGATGAGAAGACCCAGGTTGACCGGATCCTAGCTCG CAAATTAGGTCTTCCCACTGAGACACAGTCATCAAGCAGTTCTCCCAAAGACGGTGCCCCCACATCCCCCCAG AAACGGCAGCCAGACTTTGACTTCATCGACCCATTGGCGCCCAAGAAAGCCCGCATCTCTCACCTCAGCAATCGAGGGCCAGCtgcatcttcatcctcctcctctgaccgcCATGAGGATGAGGGCAGCCCCAGCTCTAAACGCTCGTCCCTACCCTCCATCACCTCGGGCCCTCCCACTCATCTCCCCATTTCTTCCCACCCTCCCGCACCCTCTCACCAGCAGCCCAGCCCGGCCTCCAACACCAACTCTCCAAGCACCCCGGAGGGCTGTGGCACCCAGGATCTGCCCATGGACCAGAGTTCCTCTTGTAGAGACCCTTCACCCAGCCCCTTCCCCTCCGATAGGACCCTGCAGGACCGCTTTCTTCAACCGGTCCCAATTCCAAGAACAGCCTCCTCCCCCAGCCCTCCTCCCCGCACCTCACTCACAGTTACCTCCACTGTCATCACCAGCCCTCCTTTGTCCAGCAGCACCAACAAGAAGGTCAAAAAGAAATCCAAGAAGCACAAAGACAAGGAtcgggagaaggagaaggacaaAGGGAAACAGACGGAACGAGGCAGCAGTAGTCCTCCCAGTGTGACAGAGCTGGCAGAGGAGATTCCTAAAGCCAAAAAGAAACGCAGTGCTGAGGAGGACAAGAGAGAAGTTATCGAAAAACATCCTCACAAAGATCAAG ACTCTTCTGACAAACAGAAACCGGTCCAGTCCACTGAGTTCTCCTCCACTATTGAGATGCCTGACTATGTAGT GAAGTACATGCCCTTAGTGTCCATGGACCAGCGGCAAAGCTTCAAGGACGACTTTAATGCAGAGTATGATGAGTACCGCCTGCTGCACGCCCGAGTGGAGAGCATCACCCGCCGCTTCACCCAGCTGGACACCCAGTGCCGGAAGCTCTCGCCTGGCACCAAAGAATTCCAG AAAGTGCAAGAGGAAGTCTTGAAAGAGTACAAAAAGATGAAACAA cacaaccccaactaccacgAGGAGAAACAGCGTTGCGAGTACCTGCACAACAAGTTGGCTCACATCAAGCGGCTAATAGCTGATTTCGACCAGCGCAGAGCCCAGGCCTGGTGCTGA
- the LOC117762003 gene encoding globoside alpha-1,3-N-acetylgalactosaminyltransferase 1-like isoform X1 codes for MRRKVRGKYYKSNTKREKEGQAGHSMALFPFCKTPTGPVRVTRIQLVLYCFLLSLIIYFLYGREAAAGVKPSHPIFNAMGKDRGGVITDMMVVKAAVPQTPVETPWGAPLVWGDTRNSAWRRAKLSQHGIRTGLLVLMVGTYSHFMRRFLSSAETHFLPGQMVTYYILTDSPHSLDPPVKLGPERELKVVPIAELPGWERLAYRRMALVSDAIRDQIGSEVEYVFCADIDQEFVAPVGEEILGDLVATLHPELYGMPRNTFPYEIEEASSACVDDDEGDYYYTSELYGGLVSEMYRMSRACSMLIFQDQANGVVARGLEESYLNRYLIDHRPTCVLSPEYSWWDSALAADVPVQRLVSLGRQCESYDKQTREERRC; via the exons ATGCGAAGAAAAGTGAGAGGAAAATATTATAAAAGCAACACGaagcgagagaaagaggggCAAG CAGGACACAGTATGGCGTTGTTTCCCTTCTGCAAGACGCCCACAG GACCGGTCAGAGTGACCAGAATACAACTGGTCCTGTACTGTTTTCTCCTGTCTCTTATCATAT atTTTCTCTATGGACGTGAGGCGGCTGCCGGTGTGAAGCCGTCACATCCTATCTTTAATGCCATGGGAAAGGACAGAGGAGGCGTTATAACAGACATGATGGTCGTCAAAGCAGCGGTGCCACAAACTCCTGTGGAGACACCGTGGGGCGCTCCTTTAGTGTGGGGTGACACCCGCAACTCCGCCTGGCGCAGAGCTAAATTGTCACAACATGGAATCCGCACAGGTCTGCTGGTCCTCATGGTGGGAACGTACAGCCACTTCATGCGACGTTTCCTCTCCTCAGCTGAAACCCACTTCCTCCCTGGTCAGATGGTCACCTACTACATCCTCACAGACAGCCCCCATTCTCTGGATCCCCCTGTCAAGTTGGGGCCTGAACGAGAGCTGAAGGTGGTACCCATCGCAGAGCTGCCCGGGTGGGAAAGGCTGGCCTATCGTCGCATGGCCCTGGTCTCCGACGCCATCAGAGACCAGATCGGCAGCGAGGTTGAATACGTCTTCTGCGCTGACATTGACCAGGAGTTTGTGGCCCCCGTGGGGGAGGAGATCCTCGGAGACCTGGTGGCCACATTGCACCCAGAGCTCTATGGGATGCCTCGAAATACATTTCCTTACGAGATCGAAGAGGCCTCATCTGCTTGTGTGGATGACGACGAAGGGGACTACTACTACACCTCGGAACTGTATGGTGGGTTGGTGTCTGAGATGTACAGAATGTCCCGCGCCTGTTCCATGCTCATTTTCCAAGACCAGGCAAATGGGGTGGTGGCGAGGGGCCTCGAGGAGAGCTACTTGAACCGCTACCTGATCGACCACAGGCCGACCTGTGTGCTGTCTCCAGAGTACAGCTGGTGGGACTCGGCCCTGGCTGCTGATGTGCCTGTACAGAGGCTGGTCTCTTTGGGAAGACAATGTGAGTCTTATGATAAACagacgagagaggagaggagatgctGA
- the LOC117762003 gene encoding globoside alpha-1,3-N-acetylgalactosaminyltransferase 1-like isoform X2, producing MRRKVRGKYYKSNTKREKEGQGHSMALFPFCKTPTGPVRVTRIQLVLYCFLLSLIIYFLYGREAAAGVKPSHPIFNAMGKDRGGVITDMMVVKAAVPQTPVETPWGAPLVWGDTRNSAWRRAKLSQHGIRTGLLVLMVGTYSHFMRRFLSSAETHFLPGQMVTYYILTDSPHSLDPPVKLGPERELKVVPIAELPGWERLAYRRMALVSDAIRDQIGSEVEYVFCADIDQEFVAPVGEEILGDLVATLHPELYGMPRNTFPYEIEEASSACVDDDEGDYYYTSELYGGLVSEMYRMSRACSMLIFQDQANGVVARGLEESYLNRYLIDHRPTCVLSPEYSWWDSALAADVPVQRLVSLGRQCESYDKQTREERRC from the exons ATGCGAAGAAAAGTGAGAGGAAAATATTATAAAAGCAACACGaagcgagagaaagaggggCAAG GACACAGTATGGCGTTGTTTCCCTTCTGCAAGACGCCCACAG GACCGGTCAGAGTGACCAGAATACAACTGGTCCTGTACTGTTTTCTCCTGTCTCTTATCATAT atTTTCTCTATGGACGTGAGGCGGCTGCCGGTGTGAAGCCGTCACATCCTATCTTTAATGCCATGGGAAAGGACAGAGGAGGCGTTATAACAGACATGATGGTCGTCAAAGCAGCGGTGCCACAAACTCCTGTGGAGACACCGTGGGGCGCTCCTTTAGTGTGGGGTGACACCCGCAACTCCGCCTGGCGCAGAGCTAAATTGTCACAACATGGAATCCGCACAGGTCTGCTGGTCCTCATGGTGGGAACGTACAGCCACTTCATGCGACGTTTCCTCTCCTCAGCTGAAACCCACTTCCTCCCTGGTCAGATGGTCACCTACTACATCCTCACAGACAGCCCCCATTCTCTGGATCCCCCTGTCAAGTTGGGGCCTGAACGAGAGCTGAAGGTGGTACCCATCGCAGAGCTGCCCGGGTGGGAAAGGCTGGCCTATCGTCGCATGGCCCTGGTCTCCGACGCCATCAGAGACCAGATCGGCAGCGAGGTTGAATACGTCTTCTGCGCTGACATTGACCAGGAGTTTGTGGCCCCCGTGGGGGAGGAGATCCTCGGAGACCTGGTGGCCACATTGCACCCAGAGCTCTATGGGATGCCTCGAAATACATTTCCTTACGAGATCGAAGAGGCCTCATCTGCTTGTGTGGATGACGACGAAGGGGACTACTACTACACCTCGGAACTGTATGGTGGGTTGGTGTCTGAGATGTACAGAATGTCCCGCGCCTGTTCCATGCTCATTTTCCAAGACCAGGCAAATGGGGTGGTGGCGAGGGGCCTCGAGGAGAGCTACTTGAACCGCTACCTGATCGACCACAGGCCGACCTGTGTGCTGTCTCCAGAGTACAGCTGGTGGGACTCGGCCCTGGCTGCTGATGTGCCTGTACAGAGGCTGGTCTCTTTGGGAAGACAATGTGAGTCTTATGATAAACagacgagagaggagaggagatgctGA